One stretch of Astatotilapia calliptera chromosome 3, fAstCal1.2, whole genome shotgun sequence DNA includes these proteins:
- the LOC113011831 gene encoding uncharacterized protein LOC113011831 translates to MGSFTVITALFFCIHCWISVSGSGFQTVEVQPGEEVTLQCTNISNHQTQADWFKVVNQTKPTCVSSMFESRGSASFCDGFQNGKFIMSSNITFVFLQIKQVNLSDVGLYFCGFYTNKHTVISDAVELRIQGNGEPNDEVKLSSQEECNGNTKAGTVMFISMAVFFMMTSAALAIKVRQLHAASKNELHLERNKMENIFCYSKAVLQDEGSLHLDSAALWLLAKTRSRRPAIERKVETHVVYYVGR, encoded by the exons ATGGGGAGCTTCACCGTTATAACAGCGTTGTTTTTCTGTATTCACT GCTGGATCTCTGTCTCAGGTTCTGGGTTTCAGACTGTGGAGGTCCAGCCCGGTGAAGAAGTGACACTGCAGTGCACCAACATCTCCAACCATCAAACACAGGCAGACTGGTTTAAAGTGGTCAACCAAACTAAGCCCACTTGTGTCTCTTCTATGTTTGAATCTCGTGGCTCAGCATCGTTCTGCGATGGATTTCAAAATGGAAAATTTATTATGAGTTCCAACATCACCTTTGTCTTTCTTCAAATCAAGCAAGTGAATTTATCTGATGTTGGGCTGTATTTCTGTGGATtttacacaaataaacacacagttaTTTCGGATGCAGTAGAGTTAAGAATTCAAG GAAATGGTGAACCCAATGATGAAGTGAAACTCAGTAGTCAAG AAGAGTGTAATGGAAATACAAAAGCTGGCACTGTGATGTTTATCAGCATggctgttttcttcatgatgactTCTGCTGCTTTGGCTATTAAAGTGAGGCAGCTTCATGCAg CCTCAAAGAACGAGCTGCATCTTGAAAGAAACAAGATGGagaacattttttgttattcaaAAGCTGTGTTACAG GATGAGGGCTCTCTTCACCTGGACTCTGCAGCATTGTGGCTTCTTGCCAAAACAAGAAGCAGAAGGCCTGCAATAGAGAGAAAAGTGGAAACTCacgttgtttattatgttggcAGATAA